In the Streptobacillus moniliformis DSM 12112 genome, one interval contains:
- a CDS encoding DUF2207 domain-containing protein produces MKKILFFLFISIFTFSFESISNFEMDILVNPNGVLDVTERITYITDSNRKRGIYRIIPFKYDSGSYFKFEDRIKIENFNVKYTDYNNEVGLYSKIDENVMVYRLGQKDVYLPSNKEINYEIKYKVYNSIRSKDNVNQIYFNALGNYWEMPVEKFKLNVRGIKGNIEVFTGYVGETNKDYQITELENGYEINTVRVSNTGEGLSFLLNSDSFEYSSFDLWYNRAKAYPLIIVVLLTILPIMLLNISIFKFKKRNKFNKAIMVEYLVPDISALIAKRMVRRNTYSTDFLVVLFMLMQKGIIKLREKNPEHDFDEEYVVRFGDKIKSKRKDFNDYVEKQYYVDMNVYECMQDILSKEENIFLNRTILYKNDIFKSKKTIVLVEDDLKQYFDEKYYTEYEISVLKYLNIILIMSFFVIGSIVVFIGKNVFSEIQMLLVLGAMFFITFMNAITVKRYTKIYEKNYPKVKGFEKFLQKTEVEKLKHFKTEEEVITYFKQILPFAIAFGLQNQYLKMLDNVVSRLLLDIEKIRDNLYYSHIVNIMYYNRIINKSIETEINNNNSYGGNSKFSGGFSSSGSSGGGFGGGGGRSW; encoded by the coding sequence ATGAAAAAAATATTATTTTTTCTTTTTATTTCGATTTTTACTTTTTCTTTTGAAAGTATATCTAATTTTGAAATGGATATATTAGTTAATCCAAATGGAGTTTTAGATGTTACAGAAAGAATAACATATATTACAGATAGTAATAGAAAAAGAGGTATTTATAGGATAATACCTTTTAAATATGATAGTGGTTCATATTTTAAATTTGAAGATAGAATTAAAATAGAAAATTTTAATGTTAAATATACAGACTATAATAATGAAGTGGGCCTATATAGTAAAATAGATGAAAATGTAATGGTGTATAGACTAGGGCAAAAAGATGTTTATTTACCTAGTAATAAGGAAATTAATTATGAGATTAAATATAAGGTATATAATAGTATAAGAAGTAAAGATAATGTTAATCAAATATATTTCAATGCATTAGGAAATTATTGGGAAATGCCTGTTGAGAAATTTAAATTAAATGTTAGAGGAATTAAAGGAAATATCGAAGTATTTACAGGGTATGTTGGTGAGACTAATAAAGATTATCAAATAACTGAATTAGAAAATGGATATGAAATTAATACTGTTCGTGTAAGTAATACAGGAGAAGGACTATCATTTTTACTAAATTCAGATAGTTTTGAATACTCAAGTTTTGATTTATGGTATAATAGAGCTAAGGCTTACCCTTTAATAATAGTCGTATTATTAACTATTTTACCTATTATGCTACTTAATATTTCTATATTTAAATTTAAAAAAAGAAATAAATTTAATAAAGCAATAATGGTAGAATATCTTGTTCCTGATATTTCGGCTTTAATAGCTAAAAGAATGGTAAGAAGAAATACATATTCTACTGACTTTTTAGTAGTATTATTCATGTTAATGCAAAAAGGAATAATTAAATTAAGAGAAAAAAATCCTGAACATGATTTTGATGAGGAATATGTAGTTAGATTTGGAGATAAGATTAAATCTAAAAGAAAAGATTTTAATGATTACGTTGAAAAACAATATTATGTTGACATGAATGTATATGAGTGTATGCAAGATATTTTGTCTAAAGAAGAAAATATATTTTTAAATAGGACTATACTTTATAAAAATGATATATTTAAATCAAAAAAAACTATAGTATTGGTTGAAGATGATTTAAAACAATATTTTGATGAGAAATACTATACTGAATATGAAATATCAGTATTAAAATATTTAAATATTATATTAATTATGTCTTTTTTTGTAATAGGAAGTATAGTAGTATTTATTGGAAAGAATGTTTTTTCAGAAATACAAATGTTATTAGTATTAGGAGCAATGTTTTTTATTACATTTATGAATGCTATAACAGTTAAAAGATATACTAAAATTTATGAAAAAAATTATCCAAAAGTAAAAGGATTTGAGAAATTTTTACAAAAAACAGAAGTAGAAAAACTTAAACATTTTAAAACAGAAGAAGAGGTAATAACATATTTTAAACAAATTCTTCCATTTGCTATAGCATTTGGATTACAGAATCAATATTTAAAAATGTTAGATAATGTAGTTTCTAGACTATTATTAGATATTGAAAAAATACGTGATAACTTATATTATTCTCATATTGTTAATATTATGTACTATAATAGAATAATAAATAAAAGTATAGAAACAGAAATTAATAACAACAATAGTTATGGTGGAAATTCAAAATTTTCAGGAGGATTTTCTTCTTCAGGTTCATCAGGTGGTGGATTTGGAGGAGGAGGGGGAAGAAGTTGGTAA
- a CDS encoding ABC transporter ATP-binding protein, which produces MSKPIKLNIQNLTKVFTPKGRRVVAVEDVNLEVKEGEFVSLLGPSGCGKTTTLRMIAGFETPSEGHITINDRDIAYLTPDKRGISMVFQNYALFPHMNVYDNIAYGLKIQKRPKEEIKQRVDKILKLMKMEDFAERIPSQMSGGQQQRVSLARALIMDSEVLLFDEPLSNLDAKLRLHMRDEIRKLQLEVGITSIYVTHDQAEAMALSDKIVIMKDGKIAQVGTPQEIYQKPNSEFVAKFIGRANILNAKVLENRENSTLISILDQEYLINETVNYPSGSDIKVVIRPESIKFTEPKHTLEVSKSIFMGENHEYEVKNGDNIIEIVLNNPHGKEIKKVGDKLSFVFDQNSIHIL; this is translated from the coding sequence ATGAGTAAACCAATTAAATTAAATATACAAAATTTAACTAAAGTTTTTACACCTAAAGGTAGAAGAGTAGTTGCTGTAGAAGATGTAAATTTAGAAGTAAAAGAAGGAGAGTTTGTATCTCTATTAGGTCCTTCAGGTTGTGGTAAAACTACTACTCTTAGAATGATAGCTGGATTTGAAACACCAAGTGAAGGTCATATTACAATAAATGATAGAGATATAGCTTATTTAACTCCAGATAAAAGAGGAATATCTATGGTTTTTCAAAACTATGCCTTATTCCCACATATGAATGTTTATGATAACATAGCTTATGGATTAAAAATACAAAAAAGACCTAAGGAAGAAATTAAACAAAGAGTAGATAAAATTTTAAAATTAATGAAAATGGAAGATTTTGCAGAACGTATTCCATCTCAAATGTCTGGTGGTCAACAACAAAGAGTTTCTCTTGCAAGAGCTTTAATAATGGATTCAGAAGTTCTATTATTTGATGAACCTTTATCAAACTTAGATGCTAAATTAAGATTACATATGAGAGATGAGATTAGAAAATTACAATTAGAAGTAGGTATAACTTCAATATATGTAACACATGATCAAGCTGAAGCAATGGCACTTTCAGATAAGATAGTAATAATGAAAGATGGTAAAATTGCACAAGTTGGTACTCCACAAGAAATATACCAAAAACCTAATTCAGAATTTGTTGCAAAATTCATAGGTAGGGCAAATATATTAAATGCTAAAGTTTTAGAAAACAGAGAAAATAGTACTCTAATTTCTATTTTAGATCAAGAATATTTAATAAATGAAACTGTAAATTATCCTTCAGGAAGTGATATTAAAGTAGTTATTAGACCAGAATCTATTAAATTTACTGAACCAAAACATACTTTAGAAGTTTCTAAGAGTATATTTATGGGCGAAAATCATGAATATGAAGTTAAAAATGGGGATAATATTATAGAGATTGTTTTAAATAACCCTCATGGAAAAGAAATTAAAAAAGTTGGAGATAAATTAAGTTTTGTATTCGATCAAAATTCAATACATATATTATAG